DNA from Roseimicrobium sp. ORNL1:
TTTCTTGGTGCCGTTCTTGCGCAGGGCGGCGACTCCATCGGCATCGATGAGTTCCACATCCACGGTGGCCTTGGCCCATTTTTCGTCGTCTTGTGCGACGGCGGATTTCTTCGTGAGCCACTTGGTGGAGCAGCCATGGGGACGCGTCTCCGCCACCGGTACGGGCTTGCCAGCCAGCAAAGCTTCAATGGCATTCTGCGCACTCGGTGTCTTCACGGAGCCCTCATCGACGAAGCGTGAGTCATCGAACTCACCCTTGTAGGCCAGCTTCCGTTTGCCATCGAAGATGAAGATGTGTGGGGTCGCAAGGCAGCCGTACGCCATGGCCATGGCTTGTGTCTCGCCATCATACAGGTAGGGGAAGTTGAAGCCCTGCTCCTTCGCGTGCAGCTTCATCTCGGGGAAGCTGTCGTTGTACTTCGAATAACCCAGCTCATCCGGACGCAGCCCCACAGGGTTATTCGGATTCACCGCCACAAAAGTCACCCCCTTGTCCTTGGTCTGCTCCACCAGCTTTTTCAGGCGGCCTTCGATGGCCTGCGATTCCGGGCAGTGATTTGAGATGAAGGCAATCACCAGAGTCTGCGCGTCTTTGTAGCTGTCCAGGGTGTGCGTTTTATCATCAATGCCCAGCAGCGAGAAGGGCGGCGCGACATCACCGATGGCCAGTTCATGGAAGGCCTCGGGCATGCTCGAAGATTTTTTCTTGGCGGGGGCGGGTGAAGGCGCTGGAGCAGGTGTCGTGTTAGAAGCGGCTCGTGAGCGGTTCCATGGAAGTCCCTCGGCCCCCTGCTCGGGCGGTGCCGGTCTTGGGGGCTGGGACTGCGCGCAAAGCAATCCTGTGGTGATTAGCGAAACCAGAAGCGAGGAGATGGCAGCTTTCATGAGAGGAAGTTGGGCCTAGCAACAGCGGTAGAAACTAAGCATGAACAAGATGAAACAGGGTACCAACGAGGCCAATCCAATCGCAATACCGACGAGATTCAGCCCCACAAAGATGCGGCGCAGGACAGGCCTTTCGACTCCTCGCTTCACGCTCGAGAATGCCATCGAGCAAAAGACCAGTCCAATCGGTCCACTCAGCAGGACAGGCATCGCGATCAAATCCCAGATGTGATCTGGGATCCGATTCCAGCCGTCCCAACTGCTAGTCATATGGAAGACCAGACCAAAAACCATCACCGCCACCATCAGGCCGTTCGCCACCAGCCAGCCGCGATGTACTGGACTTGGAGTGCTTAATGATGATGGCTCGGACGGGGACATGAGAAGGTCACAAGGTGAAAATCATCCGCGCGGCCTGAAAGTGCCCTACACCTCAAACTCATCCGCCGGATCAAACGGTGGCATGGGCACATTGATGATGCGCAGGTTCCCCACGGCGCGGTGCACACAGCCGGGGCGGATCATGATGCTGGTCATCGGCTTGAGCGGGATGCGCTCGCCATCCGCTTCCAGATAGCCTTCACCCTCCAGTACGACGTAGATCTCCGTCATCTTCTTGTGGTAGTGGAGCTTGCTGTCCACCGAGATGTCCGTGAGGTGCACACTGGCGAGGGTATTCCACGGCTCCTTGAAGGCCCGGCGCGCCTGACCGCAGGGACACGGCGTCGGCGGAATCTCATCCAGTTGGGCAACAGCGAAACGCTTTTCACCAGTAGCCGCAGGGGCCGGGGCGATGTCAGGGGAAGTGGCAGCGGACATGATGACCCAACGAAGCAGGGGCGGACAATTTCACAAGGAAGAGTGAAGAGGTCCAACTGAACACCGCCTCCTACTTCACCGATTTCACCGTCCGCTTCAGCGTAAACGGAGCACTCAACTCCAGCGTCGTTCCCTCCGGCAACTTCGGATCATTCGCCTTCGCGCCGGACACCTTCAGCGTGCCCTGCAGGTTCGCCTCCACATCGACCATGTCCCGTGGCTCGCGCCAGATGTCGCCCTGCACTTCGAGCGTGATGGTGGCGGGGGTTTTCTCGCCGGGGGCGATTTTGAAGAAGCCATTCACACCCAGCCGGGCACAGCGGGAGCCAGCTTTCTCCTCCACATCCACAAACGTGAAGTTCAAATCGACGGTCAGCGGTGGCGCAGTCTTCCCGTTTCCGTTTCCCTTGGTGAGGAAAGCCGTGTCCGCCTTCCACGTCTCGCCCTTCTTCCGTGACTGGGCGCCGTAGAGGTAGGGCCAGAGGGCGAGCAAACCCGTGCGGCTGCCGAAGGCATCGAGCGCCTTCTGCTCCTCGGGGGAGGGCTTCACGTCCTTGAACTCGAACTGCCATGCGTCGCGTTCCTTTTTGCCCAGCATCTTCTTCCCCAGCAACACGCCGCCCTGCAATTGATCCGCCGATTGTCCGAGGAAGGCCAAGGTACCCTGCAAGGTGCTCTCCAGCATGCGCGCCTCCTGCCGGTTCACGCCGGTATATTTGCGCTCCACGATCTCGTGAAAGCTGAAGTTTCCCGCGCCATCGATGGCCTGCGAACCGGAGCCGATGTTGATCTTCATCCCGGAGATCTCCATGCGGATGTCCTCCTGCCAGGTGGATCCACGCTGAGGATCCTGCGGCCGCCAGAGCACGACGGATTGGGAAAAGCACGGCGCGGCCAGGAACGCAGCGAAAACCGTGATGAGGAGCGTGCGAGAAAAAAGAAACATGACGTGAGAAGGAGCGCAGTAGAGGTGACGCAAGTGGTCGCGAAGTGGTTACTGCGAACAGAGCGTGGTCCGTCAGGGGTGCGGGAATGAGGCGTTCCCGATCCTGGGGCATGGCGCGAAGCACAGGGTGTGTGCCGAGCGGAACTGAAGAGAAGCACGTGAGATCCGAGGGGGACGTCCCGAATCAGAAACCTCGTGCTTGCAGACACGGCAGTCACCGCCACGGTGCATGGCAATGCCTGACGTTCCCGCGCTCGAAGTGAAAGACGTGCACCGCCACTACCACCTGGCGGGGCATGACCTGCATGTGCTCAAGGGCATCTCGCTCCGGGTGGAGCCCGGCGAGAAGGTCTTCCTTTGCGGCGCCTCAGGTTCGGGGAAGACCACGCTGCTCTACATCCTCGGCGGACTGGAGAAACCGACCGAGGGAGATGTGTACATGTCCGGGCAGCCCATGTATGCGGCCAGCAAGAACACCCGGGCACAGATGCGGAACTCTGGCCTTGGCTTTGTCTTCCAAAACTACCACCTCCTCCCGGAGCTCACCGCGCTGGAGAATGTGATGCTCCCCTCTCTCATCAAGGGTAAGCCCACTGAGACCCGCGCGAAGGAATTGCTGGGCCGCGTGGGCCTCGGCGAGCGCCTGCACCACCTCCCCACGGAGCTCTCCGGCGGCGAGCAGCAGCGTGTGGCCCTGGCGCGCTCCCTGATCAATGATCCCCCCATCCTCCTCGCGGACGAACCCACGGGAAACCTCGACGCCGCCACGGGAAAGCAGATCATGGACCTGCTCTTTGAAATCGTGAACGAGTCCAACAAGACCCTCGTGGTAGTAACCCACGATGCCACCCTGGCCGAACGCGGCGACCGGAAGCTGGTGATCACGAAAGGACACCTGGAGCAGCCCGGCTGACCCAGGGGTTCGTCGCAAAGCAGCCAAGCAGCAAAAGCAGCAGAGTAACTACGACGGGAGCTCTCGGGGTTGGCGATGCCTCCGAGCGTTGCCCCCCCTCACACAGGCGTCTTGTTTCTGATTCCTTCGCTGCTTTTGCTGCTTGGCTGCTTTGCGACAATCTCCTTGGAGCGCAAACATCACCCCAAGCCCAACTTCGCGGCAAAGTGCACGCCCATTGCTGGAGTCCCCCGACTCCGCCCTCCGGCCTCCCCATTCCGAACTTTCCTTGCACTTCCGCCCACTTCAGGCATCCTTCGCCCCTCCCATGGCCAAGCCCCTTCTCATCTATCTCGATGGCAAACTCGTTCCGGAAACGGAGGCGAAGATCAGTGTGTTCGATCACGGTCTGCTTTATGGCGACGGGGTATTTGAAGGCATCCGCTTCTACAATGGCCGCGTGTTCCGCCTCACGGAGCACCTCAATCGCCTGTACGAGTCCTCCAAGTCCATCCTGTTGACCGTGCCCCTCTCCTTCGAGGAGATGGAAAAAGCCACGCTGGACACCATCGCCGCCAACGGCCTGCGCGACGGCTACATCCGCCTGGTGATCACCCGCGGCGTGGGCCCTCTCGGCCTGAATCCCTACCAGTGCCCGAAGGCCAGCGTCTTCATCATCGCCAGCAGCATCTCCCTGTACCCGCAGGAGAAATATGACTGCGGCCTCACCATGGTGACCTGCGCCACCCGCCGCCCCACGGTGGCCGCGCTCAGCCCCCAGGTGAAATCGCTCAACTACCTGAACAACGTCATGGCCAAGATCGAAGCCATCCAGGGTGGCGGCGAAGAAGGTGTGATGCTCAATGAGCAGGGCTATGTGGCCGAGTGCACCGGCGACAACCTTTTCCTCGTGAAGCGCGGTGAAGTCTTCACCCCGCCCATCTCCGCCGGCGGCCTGGACGGCATCACCCGTCGCGCAGCCATGGACATGCTGAAGGAAATGGGCGTGACCATCCACGAGGTGAACATGACCCGTCACGACATCTTCACCGCAGACGAATGCTTCCTCACCGGCACCGCCGCTGAAGTCATCGCCGCCGTGGCACTCGACCGCCGTCTCATCGGCGATGGCAAGCCCGGCCCGCTCACGCAGAAGCTCGTGGCGAAGTTTAAGGCGCTGGTAAACTCCACCGGCACTCCGGTGACGTATCCAGTATGATGGTGATGCGTTAGCATCTGGCAGCAGGACAACGTAACCCGCTTCATGCGATACACGTGCCGTCCTGCTGCGTTACTTTCTGTCACTCTCATCCCCCTAAGCGCCCCCTTCCATGAAATGTGACATGTGTGACAACGAAGCCACCGTCTTCCTGACCCAGATTGTGGACGGGAAGATGACGAAGGCGAACCTCTGCGAGAAATGCTCGAAGGAGAAGGGGGTCACCGATCCCGCGGGCTTCCAGCTCGCAGACTTCCTGCTTGGCACCGGTCAGCAGAAGAAGACGCGTGCCGCCTCCGTGGAGGACGACACCCTGGCCTGCCCCGCCTGCGGATTCACCCGCGCGCATCTCAAGAAGATTGGCCGTATGGGCTGCCCCGAGTGCTACCACACCTTTGCCGACGATCTGGAGAACATGCTGCGTGCCATGCACAAGGGCACCCGCCACGTGGGCAAGATACCGGGCAAGCAGCCGGCCTTCGCCTCTTCCGCACCCGCGCGTGAAGAGATTGGCAGGCCTGCACCCGCTCCGGGCGCTGCGGTAGCCCCGCTTCCTCCCGCACCCAAGCCGGTGAATCCCAAAAAACGCATGGCCGACCTGAAAGCTCAAATCGAGCGGGCAGTCGCCGAAGAGCGCTTCGAAGATGCCGCCAGATTGCGGGATGAAATCCGCGCACTGGAGAGCGAAACCCAGGCCTGAGGCAAATCCCGGGGGCTGGTGGCAAATTTCCTGCAACAAAGCTGCGGCAGGTGAGTTAAATTGGGCAGTCATGGAACCCTTCTCGAAAGACGACCCGCTTCACAAGCTCCTCGGCAAAGGCCGGGTAGCGGAGCCTCGTCCGAACTTCACCCAGAACGTGTTGCGCGCTGTCCGCCAGGAGCCCCAGAAGTTGGGTTTCTGGGAGCGCTGCCGTGCGTGGCTGGATGAGGAAGGCGGCTTTAAGAAGCTCAACCATGGAATTTTGGCCGCGGCAGCCGTCCTGACCCTCTCGTTGGTGGTCTGGAAACAGGCTGACACATCCAGCGGTAATCCTACCCATGTGGTGGCGACCTCCCCTTCAAAGGGCTCCTCTCCCGCCCAAGCGGTGGAGGCAGCGCCAGCTACGGAAATGCCCGTGGAAACCGTGGTGGCTTCTGAGTTGGAGAGCCTGGATCACCTCAGCGTGATGCTGGCCCAGCAGAACACGTCCGCCATGACGGACAGTGAAATCGCCTCGTTCCTGTATTGATCCTCCATTCCCGGATCAGTTCCAACGTCCAAAGAGACGGCCATGGGTGCGACCGATTGCGATGAGCAAGACATGCCACACCGACACGGCGCCGGGATGCCTCCTAATCACTGCGGAAACAGGCCGCTCCGGTGCGTTGTGGGCTAAATCTTTTGCCTATGCTTCGTCATTACAGGCAGCGGAATGCAAAATTGTTGACTTCCATTTTGGGAAGGACATATATGCGCGCCGCTTTCCGTCAGGGAGCTGGCAGGTTAGTGCATCTGGTTTTACGCCATGGAATCGATTCACTCTGTGCAAACCATGGCGGCTTTAGTGAAAGATAAACCAGATGAACCTCTACGTCAGTAACCTCAGCTACAACCTGACCGACAACGAACTGCGCGAAACTTTTGAGCGGTATGGTGCCGTCTCGCATGCGCGGATTATCCTCGATCGTGAAACCGGGCGCTCCCGTGGATTCGCCTTCGTCGAAATGCCCAATGATGAAGAAGCCCGTGCGGCCATCAATGGCCTCAACAACGCCGACCTCGGCGGCCGCCCACTCAAGGTAGTGGAAGCCCGTCCTCGTGAAGATCGTCCCTACACTCCCCGTCCTGGCGGTGGTGGTGGCGGCGGCGGCGGTGGTGGTGGCGGCGGTTACAAAGGCGGTGGTGGTGGTGGTGGCGGCGGCGGCGGCTACAAAGGTGGCGGCGGCGGTGGCGGCGGCTACAAGGGTGGCGGCGGTGGCGGCGGCGGTTTCCGCGACAAGGACAAGCGCGGCAGCTGGGATCGCGGCAAGCGCGATGGCGGCTTCGGCGGCGACGATGGCGGCTGGTAATACAGCGGCTTCCCCAACCGATAGATTTTTCTAACTTTAAAAGCGGCTCAGGTGTTCCTGGGCCGCTTTTTTTGTCTCCGCATCGCAAGCTCGCCTGTCGGGACAAAATGTTTTGGAGGAGGCGACGACAACGGCTCCGTTTTGTGCGATGTCAACACCATCTGCCGAGTACAGTCATTGCCGTCATGAACAAGAACGCCTTCGTCCCTGCATTTCTCTTCTTCATGACTGCCGTCGGCAGCATGGTGCCTGCTCCTGCCCAGTCACCCGAAGCTCCCGCACAACCTGCGCCGCTTCCCTTCAAGGAGGAGAAAGTGGGCAACTTCCAGCTTGGTCCTGCAAAAGTGGAGGGAGCCTTCGTCGGCACGCCTATCACCGTGGACGAAGCCTTCACCACCGAGCATGAGAACGGGCCTCCCAGCGCCGCCTTCAAGGTGATTGTGCCCAAGGAGGAAGACGTACGCTTTCTCCCGGGTGGAAAAAAGACCGGCGCACCCGAGCTGCTGAAGCTCACCCTGCCCAACGCGGACGCCACGAAGGCGGTGGAAATCATCCGCTTCGTCACCCTCACCGTGCCGATGGGAACGAAGGAGGTGCGCCAGCAGATCGTTGCGAACCTGCTGAAGGAAAAAGTCTTCCCCATGGTGACCAACTCGTACGAGCAGGCGAAGCCCCTCGATCTCTATGCCACCAAGGTCGGCTCCTATGATGCGGTATCCATGCACCTGGAAATGACCAAGCCAACCAGCGGCGAAGTCTACCTGGTGAAGGCCATTGCGATTCTCCACCCCACGCAGCCCGGCTCGGTGCTGGCGCTGGTCATGGCAGACAACAAACTCAGCGAAGTGAAAACTTCGGAGGATCTCCAGTCCAAGGGCTTTTCCATGAAGATCATTCACTCGCTGAAGTTCCTGGATGAAGCGGGTGCGAAGCAATGAAAGTGGTGCGAGGACACTCGCGCCTAGATCTGTAGCAGAGTTCCCAGAGCATTTTCATTAAGGCCGCAGCCGCAAATGAGGAGAGAGAAGACGCATTCGTCCCGGAGGGACGCTGGATGGTAGCCGGTGGTGGAGGCCTGTAATCAGGCCGGGAACCACCGGATCATGGAGGAAAAAGATGCTCCGTCCCGGATGGGACGACGGAAGAGGTGGCCATGGTCTTTTCCTCGTACCGTGAGTCTATGACGCTCTTCCGGCGTCCCATCCGGGACGCAAGAGCGTTTGGTGCGTGGATCCGGTGGTTGCGGTCGCTAAGGCTCCCTCCACCACCGGCTACCATCCAACGTCCCTCCGGGACGAGTTGCCAAAGCTCAATTCGAACTGGCTAGAGTTTTTAATTCAAACGCTCTAATTCAACGCCGCCACCAGCGACAGCGTCTTTTCACCCGGCAGTGCGCCCAGTTCCATCTGGTTCATCACATACGCGAACGACAGCTTCCTCTCCGGATCCGCAAACGCGAGGCTGCCACCGGCACCGGGATGACCAAAGGCCCTGCGACCCGCACCATAGATATGGCGGAGCTTTTCTCCCGCTTCACTAACGGCGTCCTTCATCACACCTGCGGCGAAGGCCATGGGCGCATGCAGCACGGCATCTTCCTGCTGGGAAATCGTGGTCTCCAGCAGGGCCAGCACGGCATCGCTCACATATCGCGTGCCCTTCCAGACTCCCCCATCTGCCAGCATGGCGTAGAAGGAAGCCAGCCCGCGTGCCGAACCCACGCCACCCATGCTCGCATACCCGGGCGCGAGGGCCTCATGGCGATTCATCTCCTGCACCGCGCCAAGTCCGGTAGGTGAGGTGAAGGTACGAGCCGTGACGGACCCGCGCGTATTGAATGCCTTGAAGAACGGATCCTTCCCCATGTCCGCCCTCAGCTTTCCGGGATAGAGCGTGGCCACGCGCGACATCAGTTCCTCGGGAAGTCCGATCCAGAAATCGATGCCCATGGGTTCCCGGAATCGTTCGTGGAAATAAGCACCCAGTGAGCTGGCGCCGGTGAGCCGGCGCACCAGTTCATCCAGCAGAAATCCAAAGGTGCGCGCATGATACCCCTGCTGCGTGCCGGGAGGGAACAGGGGCGGCTGCTTTTCAATCGCCGCAATGACCGCGGCGTAGTCGTGAATGGGGACCACCTCATCCAGCACGGAGAGTCCTGCGGTGTGCGAGAGCAACTGGCGCAGGGTCACCTCCTGCTTCCCTCCCCCTGCGAACTCAGGCCAGATGTCTTTGACCTTCGCTTCCAGTGCCATCCCCGCCTCCTCCAAGGCCACGAGACAAGTGACCGCGGCAGCCCCCTTCGTTGCGCTCCACACGGGGACCATGGTATCCCCTGTCCATGGCTCAATGCGCTCGCGCGTGGTATAGCCTTCAGACAGGTGCACGACTTCCTCGCCTTCAATGAAGACCGACACGGAAGCACCGATCTCGCCGCGCTCCCGGAAGTTTGCCTCAAATGCGTCGGCCAGTGCCTGCCGAAGGTGCCCGATGTCCGTGTCCGTGGATGCCATGCCCTGCTCTACAGCAGGTCCTTCACATCCACCAGATCCGGGTCACGGCGCGCGGACTTTTTCAGGGTGGAGTCCATTTCAAAGGAGCGCTCCAACATCACCAGCGCACTGGTGAAATCACCCAGCCGCGCGTGGTAGCACCCGACGTTGTAAAAGAAGACCGCGCGCTCCTGCAGCGAGGGCGGGCCATGAGTGAGGAGGTCCAGCGCCTCCTTCGTACGGCCCAGCTCATGCAGGCAGTACGCCTCGTGAATGAACCCTCCGGCCTCGGTGGGTTGCTTCTCCCGCAGGCGGCGGGCCAGGGCCAGGGCATCATCCCAGCGCTTTTCACCCATGAGACTGAGGACAAAAATCTCCATCACGTCGCCACGGGAGAGCATTTCGGCAGGGAGCGAGTTCAGCTCGCGCCACACTTCCGAATACATGCCGAGCTCAAGGTATCCCTGCGCGGCGAGGATGCTGCGGTCATGGGGATTCATTCGGTAGACAAGGCCGGGCGGTGATGAGCAGGATGCGGGCAAACTCGCATCTCATTTGCAAGCTCGCCATCAGAACGTAAATCCAACCCATGAACAAGGCTTTTGTTTTGGGCGCAGGACTGGGCACGAGGCTGCGTCCACTGACGGATCAGCTTCCCAAGCCACTGATCCCTGTGTTTCACAAGCCGCTGATCACCTGTGCGTTTGAGCATTTGCTGAAAGCTGGAGTACGCGAGTTCATGGTGAATACGCATCATCTCCCCGAATGCTACGCTGAAGCATTTCCTACCGGTGAATATCATGGTGCGCCCATCACCTTCCGCCACGAGCCGGTGCTGCTGGAGACGGCGGGTGGGATAGCCAACATCGCTGACCTGGTGCGCGGTGAGTCTTTCCTTGTGTACAACG
Protein-coding regions in this window:
- a CDS encoding RNA-binding protein translates to MNLYVSNLSYNLTDNELRETFERYGAVSHARIILDRETGRSRGFAFVEMPNDEEARAAINGLNNADLGGRPLKVVEARPREDRPYTPRPGGGGGGGGGGGGGGYKGGGGGGGGGGGYKGGGGGGGGYKGGGGGGGGFRDKDKRGSWDRGKRDGGFGGDDGGW
- a CDS encoding tetratricopeptide repeat protein, translated to MNPHDRSILAAQGYLELGMYSEVWRELNSLPAEMLSRGDVMEIFVLSLMGEKRWDDALALARRLREKQPTEAGGFIHEAYCLHELGRTKEALDLLTHGPPSLQERAVFFYNVGCYHARLGDFTSALVMLERSFEMDSTLKKSARRDPDLVDVKDLL
- a CDS encoding serine hydrolase domain-containing protein, producing MASTDTDIGHLRQALADAFEANFRERGEIGASVSVFIEGEEVVHLSEGYTTRERIEPWTGDTMVPVWSATKGAAAVTCLVALEEAGMALEAKVKDIWPEFAGGGKQEVTLRQLLSHTAGLSVLDEVVPIHDYAAVIAAIEKQPPLFPPGTQQGYHARTFGFLLDELVRRLTGASSLGAYFHERFREPMGIDFWIGLPEELMSRVATLYPGKLRADMGKDPFFKAFNTRGSVTARTFTSPTGLGAVQEMNRHEALAPGYASMGGVGSARGLASFYAMLADGGVWKGTRYVSDAVLALLETTISQQEDAVLHAPMAFAAGVMKDAVSEAGEKLRHIYGAGRRAFGHPGAGGSLAFADPERKLSFAYVMNQMELGALPGEKTLSLVAALN
- a CDS encoding ABC transporter ATP-binding protein, whose amino-acid sequence is MPDVPALEVKDVHRHYHLAGHDLHVLKGISLRVEPGEKVFLCGASGSGKTTLLYILGGLEKPTEGDVYMSGQPMYAASKNTRAQMRNSGLGFVFQNYHLLPELTALENVMLPSLIKGKPTETRAKELLGRVGLGERLHHLPTELSGGEQQRVALARSLINDPPILLADEPTGNLDAATGKQIMDLLFEIVNESNKTLVVVTHDATLAERGDRKLVITKGHLEQPG
- a CDS encoding UvrB/UvrC motif-containing protein — its product is MCDNEATVFLTQIVDGKMTKANLCEKCSKEKGVTDPAGFQLADFLLGTGQQKKTRAASVEDDTLACPACGFTRAHLKKIGRMGCPECYHTFADDLENMLRAMHKGTRHVGKIPGKQPAFASSAPAREEIGRPAPAPGAAVAPLPPAPKPVNPKKRMADLKAQIERAVAEERFEDAARLRDEIRALESETQA
- the ilvE gene encoding branched-chain-amino-acid transaminase, giving the protein MAKPLLIYLDGKLVPETEAKISVFDHGLLYGDGVFEGIRFYNGRVFRLTEHLNRLYESSKSILLTVPLSFEEMEKATLDTIAANGLRDGYIRLVITRGVGPLGLNPYQCPKASVFIIASSISLYPQEKYDCGLTMVTCATRRPTVAALSPQVKSLNYLNNVMAKIEAIQGGGEEGVMLNEQGYVAECTGDNLFLVKRGEVFTPPISAGGLDGITRRAAMDMLKEMGVTIHEVNMTRHDIFTADECFLTGTAAEVIAAVALDRRLIGDGKPGPLTQKLVAKFKALVNSTGTPVTYPV
- a CDS encoding cupin domain-containing protein gives rise to the protein MSAATSPDIAPAPAATGEKRFAVAQLDEIPPTPCPCGQARRAFKEPWNTLASVHLTDISVDSKLHYHKKMTEIYVVLEGEGYLEADGERIPLKPMTSIMIRPGCVHRAVGNLRIINVPMPPFDPADEFEV
- a CDS encoding redoxin domain-containing protein, with protein sequence MPEAFHELAIGDVAPPFSLLGIDDKTHTLDSYKDAQTLVIAFISNHCPESQAIEGRLKKLVEQTKDKGVTFVAVNPNNPVGLRPDELGYSKYNDSFPEMKLHAKEQGFNFPYLYDGETQAMAMAYGCLATPHIFIFDGKRKLAYKGEFDDSRFVDEGSVKTPSAQNAIEALLAGKPVPVAETRPHGCSTKWLTKKSAVAQDDEKWAKATVDVELIDADGVAALRKNGTKKVRLFNVWATWCAPCVQEFPELAKTARKFGLRDFEMITISMDRPELKDKVKAFLEKHQAAIPDKIKASLKAENRTTNSYLYTGPSPDALVNALDPEWPGPLPHTVLVAPDGTVIWRHNGQVDGEELRAEILKYMGRYYKPE